The Moraxella osloensis genome contains a region encoding:
- a CDS encoding sulfate ABC transporter substrate-binding protein, which translates to MTNATQNHPFTTRTQFKGKVLALAGISVMAVASLTACQKAPPKNDSAASASASNGNGVSLLNVSYDVSRELYKEYNPIFTGQQKQTVTIQQSHGGSSKQALSVANGLKADVVTMNQTSDVELLVKKGLVDKNWQQAFPNNAVPYTSTMVLLVRNNNPKQIKDWDDLAKPGVSIVIANPKTSGTARYGFLGAYGYGLHHFNNDEAKTKTLVKQILSNVAVYDSGARAATTSFLQREIGDVLITTENEAQITKKEFADKNLQIVYPSYSVKISNPVAVVNAVTEQKGTTELAKAYLAGLWDTPAQEIMAKNYLRPVDAAILAKYQSQFPAIATFEPNQVFGSWDEIMSKFFKDGAIFDQLAVKK; encoded by the coding sequence ATGACAAACGCGACCCAAAATCACCCATTCACCACCCGTACGCAATTTAAAGGCAAAGTCTTGGCATTAGCCGGTATTTCAGTGATGGCAGTGGCAAGCTTAACTGCCTGCCAAAAAGCCCCGCCCAAAAACGACAGTGCAGCCAGCGCTTCAGCATCTAACGGCAATGGGGTATCTTTGCTAAACGTATCTTACGACGTGTCCCGCGAGTTGTATAAAGAATACAACCCGATTTTTACAGGGCAGCAAAAACAGACCGTCACTATCCAGCAGTCGCATGGCGGCTCAAGTAAACAAGCCTTGAGCGTAGCCAATGGGCTTAAAGCGGATGTGGTGACCATGAACCAAACCTCAGATGTAGAACTGCTAGTAAAAAAAGGCTTGGTGGATAAAAACTGGCAACAAGCGTTTCCCAATAACGCGGTACCTTATACCAGCACCATGGTACTATTGGTTCGTAACAACAACCCCAAGCAAATCAAAGACTGGGATGACTTGGCAAAACCCGGTGTCAGTATCGTGATTGCCAATCCAAAAACCAGTGGTACAGCGCGATATGGTTTCTTGGGGGCGTATGGATATGGCTTGCACCACTTCAATAATGACGAAGCCAAAACCAAAACGCTGGTGAAGCAAATTTTGAGCAATGTGGCAGTGTATGACAGTGGCGCAAGGGCAGCGACAACGAGCTTTTTACAACGAGAAATCGGCGATGTGCTGATTACCACAGAGAATGAAGCACAAATCACCAAAAAAGAATTTGCCGATAAAAACTTACAGATTGTTTATCCCAGCTATTCGGTCAAGATTAGTAACCCTGTCGCTGTGGTGAATGCCGTTACCGAGCAAAAAGGTACCACTGAATTGGCAAAAGCCTATTTAGCAGGTTTGTGGGATACGCCTGCCCAAGAGATTATGGCGAAGAATTATTTACGCCCTGTGGACGCGGCGATTTTGGCAAAATACCAAAGCCAATTTCCTGCAATTGCCACGTTTGAGCCAAATCAAGTTTTTGGTAGCTGGGATGAGATTATGAGCAAGTTTTTTAAAGATGGCGCAATTTTTGACCAATTGGCGGTAAAAAAATAG
- a CDS encoding regulatory protein RecX: protein MFNLFLITLKTAMPDPKSLLENIENQLMTDEQRQAYHDKLKAESYMRWLAFYYLGRREQSKKELRDKLLAKGCDAAAIEALLSEFEAEGYQSDERMTSALIKEGIGKQHGTQRIFKTLKKHGLTTVRSVSAINTWIETHNDFFEDLLLNDIESDTADDDPDETYEVDWLAQAVAARVRKYGDAIPTEPKEKARQLRFLQYRGFTADVCFDALKYDLTTLANR, encoded by the coding sequence ATGTTTAATCTTTTTTTAATCACCCTTAAAACCGCTATGCCAGATCCTAAATCCTTGTTAGAAAATATCGAAAATCAGTTAATGACTGATGAACAACGCCAAGCTTACCATGACAAACTTAAAGCCGAGAGCTACATGCGTTGGCTGGCGTTTTATTATCTTGGGCGGCGTGAGCAGTCTAAAAAAGAGCTGCGGGACAAACTATTGGCAAAAGGATGTGATGCGGCGGCTATCGAAGCGCTTTTGAGCGAATTTGAAGCAGAAGGCTATCAAAGTGATGAGCGTATGACATCTGCATTAATCAAAGAAGGTATTGGCAAGCAGCATGGTACCCAGCGGATATTTAAAACGTTAAAAAAACATGGATTGACCACCGTCCGTTCGGTCAGTGCGATTAATACATGGATTGAGACGCACAATGATTTTTTTGAGGATTTATTACTCAATGATATTGAATCAGACACGGCGGATGACGACCCAGATGAGACCTATGAAGTAGATTGGCTTGCCCAAGCGGTGGCAGCACGGGTACGAAAATACGGTGATGCCATCCCGACAGAGCCTAAAGAAAAAGCCCGTCAACTGCGATTTTTGCAATATCGGGGCTTTACTGCCGATGTGTGTTTTGATGCCTTAAAGTATGACTTAACTACGCTCGCCAATCGCTAG